One window of the Pelmatolapia mariae isolate MD_Pm_ZW linkage group LG15, Pm_UMD_F_2, whole genome shotgun sequence genome contains the following:
- the LOC134643428 gene encoding E3 ubiquitin-protein ligase TRIM63-like: MESLEKQLSCPICLDMFTKPVVILPCQHNLCRGCAGDLFESQNPYRLSGGTFCCPTCRFKVVLDRHGVYGLQRNLLVENIIDIYKQQLEKGVDPVEDMPLKDKDSEAPRCQEHEDERINIYCVTCATPTCSMCKVFGQHRDCQVVPLLAVYDSQRGEVRATIELLAAANSSVQVAMMQMEETRCLVEESSELQRRRLGESFDLLYALLEERKGELLERIDGMERDKMATLRVLAERYREQLQLSCQLQEKLQQSMEQSGTAHFLLTAKQLQQEAEQAVRAMNLQPPEPGYVSMEHLRVDTRKLEVQLQHIDFTQK, encoded by the coding sequence ATGGAGAGCCTGGAGAAGCAGCTGAGCTGCCCCATCTGCCTGGATATGTTCACCAAGCCGGTTGTCATCCTGCCGTGTCAGCACAACCTGTGCCGCGGCTGTGCTGGCGACCTGTTCGAGTCCCAGAACCCCTACCGCCTCTCGGGGGGCACCTTCTGCTGCCCCACCTGCCGCTTCAAGGTGGTGCTGGACCGCCATGGCGTGTACGGGCTGCAGAGGAACCTGCTGGTGGAGAACATCATTGACATCTACAAGCAGCAGCTGGAGAAGGGGGTAGACCCCGTTGAAGACATGCCCCTTAAGGACAAGGACAGCGAGGCACCGCGCTGCCAGGAGCACGAGGACGAGCGCATCAACATCTACTGCGTCACCTGCGCCACGCCAACCTGCTCCATGTGCAAGGTGTTCGGCCAGCACCGCGACTGCCAAGTGGTGCCGCTGCTTGCTGTCTATGACAGCCAGCGGGGTGAGGTGCGCGCCACCATCGAGCTGCTGGCTGCCGCCAATAGCAGTGTACAGGTGGCCATGATGCAGATGGAAGAGACACGGTGCCTGGTGGAGGAGAGCAGCGAGCTGCAGAGGCGGCGCCTGGGGGAGAGCTTCGACCTCCTCTACGCCCTCCTGGAGGAGCGGAAAGGCGAGCTGCTGGAGCGCATCGATGGCATGGAGCGCGACAAGATGGCGACGTTGCGGGTGCTGGCGGAGCGCTACCGGGAGCAGCTGCAGCTTAGCTGCCAACTGCAGGAGAAGCTCCAGCAGAGCATGGAGCAAAGCGGCACCGCCCACTTCTTGCTGACTGCCAAGCAGCTCCAGCAGGAGGCGGAGCAAGCCGTCAGGGCGATGAACCTGCAACCGCCAGAGCCCGGCTATGTCAGCATGGAGCACCTGAGGGTGGACACGAGGAAGTTGGAGGTGCAGCTGCAACACATAGACTTCACACAGaagtag